Proteins encoded together in one Polaribacter reichenbachii window:
- a CDS encoding TRAP transporter substrate-binding protein, with amino-acid sequence MRFKIILLVILCISISSCKKASETKVLYLGHTLPQTHPVHKGIIEFKKALELKSNGTLKVKVFPDGQLGSERETLELLQIGSVAATKVSAATLSNFVPEYNVLGIPYLFRNKEHQFSVLEGKVGKTILEKGSKFWLRGLCYYDAGSRSFYTSKKAIRTPEDLKGLKIRVQNNQMAINMVNSMGGAATPLAYGELYAAIQQGVVDGAENNPPSFVSSNHYEISKYYTLDQHSSVPDVLLIGTKFWNKLSEQEKVWVQAAADESAQAQKVFWRESVEASMKIVKDWGVEVIIPEKSLFAEESKNVVIEFVKKFPEMADIVNQIKK; translated from the coding sequence ATGCGGTTTAAAATAATTTTATTGGTAATTCTATGTATAAGTATTAGTTCTTGCAAAAAAGCTAGCGAGACTAAAGTTTTATATTTAGGCCATACTTTACCACAAACTCATCCTGTTCATAAAGGAATTATAGAGTTTAAAAAAGCATTAGAATTAAAATCTAATGGCACATTAAAAGTAAAAGTTTTTCCTGATGGTCAATTAGGATCTGAAAGAGAAACTTTAGAATTATTGCAAATTGGTAGTGTTGCTGCAACTAAAGTAAGTGCTGCTACATTATCTAATTTTGTACCTGAGTACAATGTTTTAGGCATTCCGTATTTGTTTAGAAACAAAGAACATCAATTTAGTGTTTTAGAAGGAAAAGTAGGAAAAACTATTTTAGAAAAAGGATCTAAATTTTGGTTAAGAGGTCTTTGTTATTATGATGCTGGAAGTAGAAGTTTTTATACTAGTAAAAAAGCCATAAGAACTCCAGAAGATTTAAAAGGTCTTAAAATTAGAGTTCAAAACAATCAAATGGCAATTAATATGGTAAATTCTATGGGAGGAGCTGCAACACCTTTGGCGTATGGCGAATTATATGCTGCAATTCAACAAGGAGTTGTAGATGGAGCAGAAAACAATCCTCCTTCATTTGTCTCTTCAAATCATTACGAAATTAGTAAATATTATACGCTTGATCAACATTCTTCTGTACCAGATGTATTGTTAATTGGTACAAAGTTTTGGAATAAATTATCTGAACAAGAAAAAGTTTGGGTACAAGCTGCAGCTGATGAATCTGCACAAGCACAAAAGGTTTTTTGGAGAGAATCTGTAGAAGCATCTATGAAAATTGTTAAAGATTGGGGTGTTGAAGTAATTATACCTGAAAAATCATTATTTGCTGAAGAGTCTAAAAATGTTGTTATAGAGTTTGTGAAAAAATTTCCTGAAATGGCTGATATAGTAAACCAAATAAAAAAATAG
- the uxaC gene encoding glucuronate isomerase: protein MSFIHDNFLLENKYAEELYHNYSKKQPIIDYHNHLSPQLIAEDHIFKNITNVWIDGDHYKWRAMRTLGIQEEFITGKGSDKSKFLNWAKTVPHTMRNPLYHWTHLELARYFDVYDLLNEKSAEKIYEEITAKINTKAYSTKNLLRKVNTAYVCTTEDPVDTLIYHQQIAKSNFEIKVGTSFRPDKAILICDNNYNDYIDSLAQATNKPINNYNDLCDALTSRIEFFNKNGCNVCDHGLAQIYFENFTENEVKEIFKKKRENKKLSTSETLKFKSAILLFLAETYHKYGWVQQYHLGALRNNNKRMLKVLGPDTGWDSIGDYSQAQKLSAFLNALDSKDKLAKTIIYNLNPADNEVMATMIGNFNDGSVRGKVQFGSGWWFLDQKDGMTKQLNALSNMGLISCFIGMLTDSRSFLSFPRHEYFRRILCNLLGDEIKRGELPKEEMEWIGKMVADISYNNAKEYFKI, encoded by the coding sequence ACACGATAATTTTCTGTTGGAAAATAAATATGCTGAAGAGTTGTATCATAATTACTCAAAAAAACAACCTATTATTGATTACCATAATCATTTATCTCCTCAATTAATTGCAGAAGATCATATATTTAAGAACATTACCAATGTTTGGATTGATGGAGATCATTACAAATGGCGTGCAATGCGAACTTTAGGAATACAAGAAGAGTTTATTACAGGTAAAGGTTCTGACAAAAGCAAATTTTTAAACTGGGCTAAAACAGTACCCCACACCATGCGTAACCCTCTATATCATTGGACACATTTAGAATTAGCTCGTTATTTTGATGTCTATGATTTATTAAATGAAAAGTCTGCAGAAAAAATTTATGAAGAAATAACAGCAAAGATAAATACCAAAGCATACAGTACTAAAAACTTACTACGCAAAGTAAACACAGCATATGTATGCACAACAGAAGATCCTGTAGATACTTTAATTTATCATCAACAAATAGCAAAAAGCAATTTCGAAATTAAAGTTGGCACCTCTTTTAGACCAGATAAAGCAATCTTAATTTGTGATAATAATTATAATGATTATATAGACTCTCTAGCACAAGCCACTAATAAACCGATTAATAATTATAATGATTTATGTGATGCTTTAACCAGTAGAATAGAGTTTTTTAATAAAAATGGATGTAATGTTTGCGATCATGGCTTAGCTCAAATTTATTTTGAAAATTTTACAGAAAATGAAGTAAAAGAAATCTTTAAAAAGAAAAGAGAAAACAAGAAATTATCTACTTCTGAAACATTAAAATTTAAAAGTGCCATCTTATTATTCTTAGCAGAAACTTACCATAAATATGGCTGGGTACAACAATATCATTTAGGTGCTTTAAGAAATAATAACAAAAGAATGTTAAAAGTTTTAGGGCCAGATACAGGTTGGGATTCAATTGGAGATTATTCACAAGCTCAAAAATTATCAGCATTTTTAAATGCATTAGATAGTAAAGATAAATTAGCAAAAACTATTATTTACAACTTAAATCCTGCTGATAATGAAGTTATGGCTACAATGATTGGTAACTTTAATGATGGTAGCGTACGTGGTAAAGTTCAGTTTGGTTCTGGTTGGTGGTTTTTAGACCAAAAAGATGGTATGACAAAACAATTAAATGCACTTTCTAATATGGGATTAATTAGTTGCTTTATAGGGATGTTAACAGACTCTAGAAGCTTTTTATCTTTTCCAAGACACGAATATTTTAGACGAATTCTTTGTAATCTTTTAGGAGATGAAATTAAAAGAGGAGAATTACCAAAAGAAGAAATGGAATGGATAGGTAAAATGGTTGCAGATATTAGCTATAATAACGCAAAAGAATATTTTAAAATATAA